One stretch of Variovorax sp. 54 DNA includes these proteins:
- a CDS encoding outer membrane protein assembly factor BamE — translation MQRFQKGRIGLAAALLAGLIGLAGCDPQRISELEEGVSTEADVRARFGEPENVWDVPNGRVLEFNRQPQGQKNYMITIGADGKMSALRQVLTPENFAKVQPGMMMEDLRKLLGKPAKVTPYALKRETEWEWRWVQPPNSSMVFTATLNDDQRVVRSGSSPDRGTEAP, via the coding sequence ATGCAACGATTTCAGAAGGGCCGGATCGGCCTTGCAGCGGCTCTGCTGGCGGGGCTCATCGGGCTCGCCGGCTGCGATCCGCAGCGCATCAGCGAGCTCGAAGAAGGCGTCTCGACCGAGGCCGACGTGCGCGCGCGTTTCGGCGAACCCGAGAACGTCTGGGACGTGCCCAACGGCCGCGTGCTGGAGTTCAACCGCCAGCCGCAGGGCCAGAAGAACTACATGATCACCATCGGCGCCGACGGCAAGATGAGCGCGCTGCGCCAGGTGCTCACGCCCGAGAACTTCGCCAAGGTGCAGCCCGGCATGATGATGGAAGACCTGCGCAAGCTGCTCGGCAAGCCGGCCAAGGTCACGCCCTATGCGCTCAAGCGCGAGACCGAATGGGAATGGCGCTGGGTGCAGCCGCCGAACTCGTCGATGGTGTTCACGGCCACGCTGAACGACGACCAGCGCGTGGTGCGCAGCGGGTCGTCGCCCGACCGGGGCACCGAGGCGCCGTAG
- a CDS encoding DUF3460 family protein translates to MSIFRRPHYTSEITNFIEEMKEKKPTLEAEQRAGRALLWDKHLDRSLLEEYSEARVPMQPYVYQTQPK, encoded by the coding sequence ATGTCTATCTTCCGCCGCCCCCACTACACCTCCGAGATCACGAACTTCATCGAGGAGATGAAGGAAAAGAAGCCGACGCTGGAAGCCGAACAGCGCGCCGGCCGCGCCCTGCTCTGGGACAAGCACCTCGACCGCAGCCTGCTCGAGGAGTACAGCGAAGCCCGCGTGCCGATGCAGCCGTACGTCTACCAGACCCAACCCAAGTGA